The bacterium nucleotide sequence GATAAAAACTGAACGGTCCCGCGCTTCCAACCGGAAATCGTAAGCAATGCTTTTTCATCTTTATCATCACCGACCGTCGCGCTTAAAATTTCACCGTTACGAACAATGATCTTTCCTTCCGGATAAAATTGCCGCACGATCGTAAGCGTCCCTGTTTTTTTCTGAAGATATAAGTATTGCAACGTTTCGATAAAACTCAATTCACCCAAATCGCTTTTGAAAGTATCGGAGTTTTGTGAGCGGATTTCTTCGATTTTGCGGATATGTTTGAGGATTTCATTGACCTTGCCGTTGATCGTATCGCGATTGATTTCCGATTTGATCAAATACTGATCTGCGCCCATACGGAAGCCGCGTTTCTGTGTAATATCCGAATCCATCGAAGTAAGGAAAATAAAAGGCACCATCGGGACATCCGAACCGGTTCGGACTTGCTGGCACATGGCGATACCGTCAAGTTTGGGCATCATCACATCGGAAATAACGATGTCCGGTTTGTCGGTTTTGATTTTAGCGAGGCCTTCTTCGCCGTCCATCGCATGAAGAATGGTAAACGCCGATTGCTCCAGATTCAT carries:
- a CDS encoding response regulator; this translates as MKPTVILIVDDNPHISKLLTMNLEQSAFTILHAMDGEEGLAKIKTDKPDIVISDVMMPKLDGIAMCQQVRTGSDVPMVPFIFLTSMDSDITQKRGFRMGADQYLIKSEINRDTINGKVNEILKHIRKIEEIRSQNSDTFKSDLGELSFIETLQYLYLQKKTGTLTIVRQFYPEGKIIVRNGEILSATVGDDKDEKALLTISGWKRGTVQFLSDDVSAITPTVKTSTENIILESCRLTA